A genomic stretch from Kwoniella europaea PYCC6329 chromosome 2, complete sequence includes:
- a CDS encoding 4-hydroxybenzoate polyprenyl transferase, whose protein sequence is MLPSLARCSTSRSFQKSFFNPSFRPTFASSSRLTRPSSSSSIRLLSTTRPSFDTNTNIPSSPSQITRKDANAPHPSVTSEIIHPQSSLSEPAPKSILDNLPRWASPAKPYLALTRIDKPIGTLLLFWPCTWSITMASTLLHLPITTPLFYISLFGLGALIMRGAGCTINDMWDAKMDAKVDRTKSRPLASGDVTQFQALSFLGLQLSAGLAVLTQLNWYSIVLGASSLSLVVLYPFMKRITYYPQVVFGMTFNWGVFLGWSAVAGVTDWTITAPMYLGGIAWGVAYDLIYAHQDKLDDVKAGVKSMALRFPDNSRTVISVLYTTFVSMLTLTGHLAGMGPLYYMISCGATAAHLAWQTITVNFDDRADCWRKFCSNGYITGGLVWLGIAAEYVQNVLLI, encoded by the exons ATGCTCCCCTCACTAGCGAGGTGCTCTACCAGTCGTTCTTTCCAAAaatcattcttcaacccaTCTTTCCGCCCGACCTTCGCGTCCAGCTCTAGATTAACACGaccctcgtcatcatcctcaataCGACTCTTGTCGACCACTCGTCCATCATTCgacaccaacaccaacataccttcttcaccatctcaaATCACCCGAAAGGATGCCAATGCACCTCATCCCTCAGTAACATCTgaaatcatccatcctcaGTCTTCCCTCAGCGAACCTGCACCTAAAAGTATTTTGGACAATTTACCGAGATGGGCATCACCCGCTAAGCCTTATTTGGCGTTGACGAGGATAGATAAACCCATAGGGACGCTGTTATTGTTTTGGCCATGTA CCTGGTCAATAACGATGGCTTCTACCCTCCTACACCTGCCAATCACCACACCATTATTCTACATCAGCTTATTCGGATTAGGAGCATTGATCATGCGGGGAGCAGGATGTACGATCAATGATATGTGGGATGCGAAGATGGATGCGAAAGTGG ATCGTACGAAATCACGACCTTTAGCTTCTGGAGATGTCACGCAGTTCCAGGCATTGTCATTTTTGGGTTTACAATTGTCGGCTGGATTGGCTGTGCTCACTCAGCTGAATTGGTATTC AATTGTCCTGGGGGCGTCATCGTTATCTTTAGTCGTGTTATACCCATTCATGAAGAGGATAACGTATTATCCTCAAGTCGTATTTG GAATGACATTCAACTGGGGCGTTTTCCTCGGTTGGTCAGCTGTAGCCGGCGTCACAGATTGGACGATCACTGCTCCGATGTATCTCGGTGGTATAGCTTGGGGCGTGGCATATGATCTGATTTACGCTCATCAG GACAAATTGGACGATGTAAAAGCAGGTGTAAAATCCATGGCACTTCGATTCCCCGATAATTCCCGTACAGTCATTTCGGTACTTTACACAACCTTTGTATCAATGTTAACCCTGACTGGCCACCTCGCGGGGATGGGTCCATTATATTATATGATTTCATGTGGAGCTACAGCAGCTCATCTGGCTTGGCAGACTATAACTGTCAATTTTGATGATAGGGCGGATTGCTGGAGGAAGTTCTGCTCGAATGGGTATATCACCGGTGGACTTGTTTGGTTGGGTATTGCGGCGGAGTATGTGCAGAATGTTTTGTTGATTTAG